One stretch of Eupeodes corollae chromosome 2, idEupCoro1.1, whole genome shotgun sequence DNA includes these proteins:
- the LOC129947889 gene encoding pupal cuticle protein Edg-78E-like, whose product MHNFSIYKMFAFITIATLISIAFAAPQSAPAASSNSDATAEVKSYTDQINPDGSFTYQFDTSNGIVVQESGSANGTVQGAIQYQSPDGEQIQLTYTADENGFHPSGSHLPTSPPIPENIARSLEYIQAHPPADETKPQ is encoded by the exons atgcacaacttttcaatatacaaaatgtttgcattt ATAACAATTGCTACTTTAATATCCATTGCTTTCGCTGCACCACAATCTGCACCAGCTGCGTCTTCTAATAGTGATGCAACAGCTGAAGTGAAAAGCTACACGGATCAAATCAATCCTGATGGATCATTTACTTATCAATTCGACACTTCCAATGGTATAGTTGTCCAAGAATCGGGTTCTGCCAATGGAACAGTCCAGGGAGCTATTCAATATCAATCGCCCGATGGTGAACAAATCCAATTGACTTATACTGCCGATGAGAATGGTTTTCATCCTTCTGGTTCCCATTTACCAACTTCACCACCAATTCCAGAAAATATTGCTAGATCATTGGAATATATTCAGGCTCATCCACCAGCAGATGAAACAAAaccacaataa